The genomic interval AAGTCCGAATTTCTTCCTTTCCCTCATTCTAGGATCCCTAGTTAAATGGCCTGCTTTCTTTAAACGTTTTCTAAAATCCGAATTAAATTTAACTAACGCGCGCGCTATCCCGTGTCTTACTGCTTCAGCTTGGGAATGAAAACCGCCTCCTTTTACTAAAACCTGAATCTTAAACTTGTCCTCACTTTTCATTTTATCTAAACTTTCACCAGCAATTTTTTGCGTTTCAAAATCAGGGAAATAATCTTTTAATGCTTTATTATTAACAAAAAACTCTTTCTCGCCTCTTGTCCAAACCCTCACTCGAGCAACTGATGTTTTTCTTCTTCCAATGGCCTCTATATAGGAGGAAGAGACCTTTTTAGGTTTTTTTTCAATTATTTTAGAAGCGCTTTTTTCCTTCTTTTTGACTTCTTTCTGCTTTTTTGGTTCTTTAGTTATTTTTTTAGGTTTGATTTTCTCCATAAAAATTATTGAATTTTTAAACGTTTTATTATCTTAGCGCGTAATCTATTTTTAGGCAGCATTCCGAAAACTGCTTTTTTTAAAACTTCTCCAGGACTTTGTTCAAAAAGATCTTTTAAGGGCGTTTCTTTTAAACCACCCATAAAACCTGTATGATGATAGTAAACTTTCTGCTCTATCTTCTTACCTGTAAATTTAATTTTATCAACATTTTTTACAATAACAAAATCTCCTATATCTTTATTATATGTAAAATCAGGTTTGTGCTTGCCACGCAAGAAAACTGCGATCTCAGTCGCTAAACGACCGAGAACCTTATTAGTGGCATCGATTGTATGAGTATTTCTCTTCATAAATTAAAAACTAAAAAGTATTTCTGCGAAGAAAACAAATTTTTCAAATTCTACTTAACTAATTCTATTATCGCCATCTTTGTTCCGTCTGATTTTCTAATTCCTAATTTTATAATTCGAGTATAGCCACCATTCCTCCCCTTATATCTTGGTCCAATATCATCTATAAGTTTCTTAACTATTTTAGGAGCAAAAAACTTGGCTAATAATCTTCTTGCAGCCATTGTTCCTTTTTTTGCTTTGGTAATATTTTTCTCAACAAATTTGGAAACTTCCTTGCTTTTTACTTCAGTTGTTTTTATTTTCTCATTCAAAATAAGAGCACTTGCTAAAGTTTTTAAAAGCGCTTTCCGCTGATCTTTTTGCCTATGAAATTTTCTACCTTCTTTTCGTTTTCGCATTATACTTTTTCTTTTTTATGGCTGGTTTCTTTGCCTTTGTAGGTTTCTCTTTTTTCGCTGGCTTTTCGGTTTCTAATGGCTTCGGCTTTTCTTTTTCTTGAAAAATATCTGTAAGTAAGGAAAAATGTTTCTTTAAAATTTCAGAGGACTGGAATAGGGCTTGCTCCGGAGTAATAGTCCCATCTGTCTCAATCTCTATTTTTAAACTGTCAAAATCCGTCCTTTCCTCTACCATAACATTTTCTATATGGAAGGACACTTTTCTCACTGGTGTAAAAATTGCATCAAGAGGCATTTCACCTATTTCCAATTTCTCTTTTTTTCTCCATTCTACCGGCTCATAACCAAATCCTCTCTCAACTAAAATTTCCATTTCTAATTCTGCTTTCTTATCTGTTAAAGTAGCCATAAAAGCATCTTTATTTATTAAATCTAATTGAGCCGGCAATTTAAAGTCAGAACCTTTTACTTTTTTCTCGCCCTTTATAGAAAGAACTGCTCTTTGCGGCTCATCACTATGAATCTTAAACCTTAATTGTTTTAAATTTAATAAAATTGAAACCACATCCTCTAAAACACCTGGGATAGTTGAAAACTCGTGGGAAATTCCTCTAATTTTTACTTGAGTAACCGCAGCACCAGGCAAAGAAGAAAGTAAAACTCTCCTTAAAGCATTTCCAACAGTAACACCGTAACCAGGATAAAGAGCTTCTATTTGAAAACGAGCCCAGTTGTCTTTTTTTTCAATAATTTTTATTTTATTAGGTAAAGAAATCATAAAATCATTTTAACATCTAAACATTTAAGCATCTTAACATATAAACATAATTTAAATTCAGAATGTTAAAATGTTAGAATGTTTGAGTGTTAGTATGCTATTTATCTTGAATAATACTCAAAAATTACAGAAATCTCGGCAGGAAAATCTGACTCATCCATTAATGGTTCTTCCTTAACTTTTGCTTCTAGCTTTTCTAAATTGAGTTCTAACCAGGCAGGAAGCTGATATTTTTTCAAAGCAGCAGGAAGTTTCTGAAAAATGTTTAGTTTCAAAGAAGAAGGATGAATAGTGATTTTGTCTCCTTTCTTTAATTTGTAAGAAGGTATATTAACTTTCTTTCCATTAATTAAAAAATGTTGATGGGAAACCATTTGTCGAGCTTG from Candidatus Parcubacteria bacterium carries:
- the rpsI gene encoding 30S ribosomal protein S9; the encoded protein is MEKIKPKKITKEPKKQKEVKKKEKSASKIIEKKPKKVSSSYIEAIGRRKTSVARVRVWTRGEKEFFVNNKALKDYFPDFETQKIAGESLDKMKSEDKFKIQVLVKGGGFHSQAEAVRHGIARALVKFNSDFRKRLKKAGHLTRDPRMRERKKFGLKRARRAPQWRKR
- the rplM gene encoding 50S ribosomal protein L13, whose translation is MKRNTHTIDATNKVLGRLATEIAVFLRGKHKPDFTYNKDIGDFVIVKNVDKIKFTGKKIEQKVYYHHTGFMGGLKETPLKDLFEQSPGEVLKKAVFGMLPKNRLRAKIIKRLKIQ
- the rplQ gene encoding 50S ribosomal protein L17; translation: MRKRKEGRKFHRQKDQRKALLKTLASALILNEKIKTTEVKSKEVSKFVEKNITKAKKGTMAARRLLAKFFAPKIVKKLIDDIGPRYKGRNGGYTRIIKLGIRKSDGTKMAIIELVK
- a CDS encoding DNA-directed RNA polymerase subunit alpha, whose product is MISLPNKIKIIEKKDNWARFQIEALYPGYGVTVGNALRRVLLSSLPGAAVTQVKIRGISHEFSTIPGVLEDVVSILLNLKQLRFKIHSDEPQRAVLSIKGEKKVKGSDFKLPAQLDLINKDAFMATLTDKKAELEMEILVERGFGYEPVEWRKKEKLEIGEMPLDAIFTPVRKVSFHIENVMVEERTDFDSLKIEIETDGTITPEQALFQSSEILKKHFSLLTDIFQEKEKPKPLETEKPAKKEKPTKAKKPAIKKKKYNAKTKRR